A part of Desertifilum tharense IPPAS B-1220 genomic DNA contains:
- a CDS encoding M23 family metallopeptidase → MWSLKKYLFLFLLTLGLASLTNCVSSPPQASNPPASGSVQTPVVAQVSTLMRFAQPIDCTVGKDCYILRYYDRDPGPGEIDFACGRLTGDGHNGTDFGISDERLMAKGVPVLASAPGTVLRMRDNVADERIRTPEDLSRIEGINCGNGMVIDHGNGWETQYCHLRRGSVAVKPGDRVETGTVLGLVGLSGETSFPHVHLTVRHNGETVDPFVGPGAGPGCQVRRNPIWNRSLEYIPGGLIRAGFSDRAPDMEAIWQGQFSETRLSKSSEALVFWVQAYGILAGDVETMRVIDPKGNEAVKNQRSLTEPRRLWLSFSGKRNNPNNPVIPGKWRGEYRLTRGDRTLINITREVEVL, encoded by the coding sequence ATGTGGTCGCTTAAAAAATATCTATTTCTGTTCCTGCTCACCTTGGGTTTAGCCAGCCTGACGAACTGCGTGAGTTCTCCTCCCCAGGCTAGCAATCCTCCCGCCTCTGGAAGCGTACAGACTCCAGTAGTGGCACAGGTTTCAACCTTAATGCGTTTTGCCCAACCGATTGATTGTACGGTGGGTAAAGATTGCTATATTTTGCGCTATTACGATCGCGATCCGGGGCCTGGAGAGATTGATTTTGCTTGCGGACGCCTGACAGGAGATGGTCATAACGGTACAGACTTTGGTATTTCTGACGAACGGTTAATGGCGAAAGGAGTACCCGTATTGGCTTCGGCCCCTGGAACGGTTTTGCGAATGCGCGATAATGTGGCAGACGAACGCATTCGCACGCCTGAAGACCTTTCTAGAATTGAAGGGATTAACTGTGGCAACGGGATGGTGATTGACCACGGAAATGGCTGGGAAACGCAGTATTGTCACCTCCGCCGGGGGAGTGTGGCGGTGAAGCCGGGAGATCGAGTAGAAACGGGGACTGTATTAGGATTGGTGGGACTTTCGGGCGAAACTTCTTTTCCCCACGTCCATTTAACCGTGCGTCATAACGGGGAAACGGTCGATCCGTTTGTGGGCCCAGGGGCCGGGCCGGGTTGTCAAGTCCGGCGCAATCCGATTTGGAATCGTTCCTTAGAGTATATTCCGGGTGGTTTAATTCGGGCGGGGTTTTCAGATCGAGCGCCGGATATGGAGGCGATTTGGCAAGGTCAGTTCTCAGAAACGCGCTTATCTAAGAGTAGCGAGGCGTTGGTCTTTTGGGTGCAAGCCTACGGCATTTTGGCGGGGGATGTGGAGACGATGCGGGTGATTGACCCTAAAGGGAATGAAGCGGTCAAAAATCAGCGATCGCTGACAGAGCCTCGTCGCCTATGGCTGAGTTTTAGCGGTAAGCGCAATAATCCCAATAATCCGGTGATTCCTGGTAAGTGGCGCGGCGAGTATCGCTTAACGAGGGGCGATCGCACTTTGATTAATATTACTCGCGAAGTCGAAGTTCTCTAG
- a CDS encoding NAD(P)/FAD-dependent oxidoreductase: MKEILYLEVPTPDLSALLTWLQTQYQPAVGNKTLTPDGIRLQVESPGDGELSAFVWSVQRTSYLKVFRWSDSPVTREQQLLADLTVQVRNQFPYQYPEPPAIDLSQQSIFEALKANYPLTVKYFQKMPNGEYDLTRVYWWEKRWREGVRHPQTPKTVIQTQPDRHFNPTSRYDLIYIGGALGVIHAAVMARLGYKVLLIERLPFGRMNREWNISRPELQSLINLELLTPAEVESVIAREYKDGFNKFFDANNPPHLKANILHTPTVLNIALDSDKLLQICGQKLRAAGGEIWDQTEFLNAQVGADAVEVALQHLPSGEARQAYGRLLVDAMGTASPIAWQLNGGRAFDSVCPTVGAVIERGFAPEVWDSQYGDVLNSHGDISRGRQLIWELFPGADEELTIYLFHYHQVHPENPGSLLEMYEDFFTILPEYRRCNLDELVWKKPTFGYIPGHFSTSSRDRAIACDRLIAIGDAASLQSPLVFTGFGSLVRNLSRLTTLLHTALQHDLLKAHHLNAIRPYQSNIAVTWLFSKGMMVPTGYHPAPQRINAMLNTFFGLLADEPLDVADNFIKDRADWFTFNRLALKAARRNPALLVWILELAGIKDMLRWLGSYLNFTLASLASQLLGNWFPGLTQWSRPWLEKRFPGVWLWMLSLSYALTAGMGRPDKMANIGYRPSATT, encoded by the coding sequence ATGAAGGAGATTCTCTACTTAGAAGTTCCCACGCCCGACTTATCCGCGCTCTTGACCTGGCTACAAACCCAGTATCAACCCGCAGTTGGGAACAAAACTCTAACGCCAGATGGCATCCGCTTGCAGGTTGAATCCCCAGGTGATGGGGAACTCTCTGCCTTTGTGTGGTCCGTTCAGCGAACCAGTTACCTTAAGGTTTTTCGTTGGTCAGACTCTCCTGTTACCCGCGAACAACAACTGCTAGCCGATTTAACGGTTCAGGTTAGGAACCAGTTCCCGTACCAATATCCCGAACCTCCAGCAATTGATTTATCGCAGCAATCCATTTTTGAAGCGCTGAAAGCCAACTATCCCCTGACTGTAAAGTATTTTCAAAAAATGCCCAATGGCGAATACGACCTAACGCGGGTGTATTGGTGGGAAAAACGCTGGCGAGAAGGGGTACGCCATCCCCAGACCCCAAAAACAGTGATTCAAACCCAACCCGACCGACATTTTAACCCCACTAGCCGCTATGACCTCATTTATATCGGCGGCGCGTTGGGGGTGATTCACGCAGCAGTAATGGCGAGACTGGGCTATAAGGTGCTATTGATAGAACGATTGCCCTTTGGTCGCATGAATCGCGAGTGGAATATCTCGCGCCCAGAACTCCAGAGTTTAATCAACTTAGAGTTACTGACACCGGCTGAAGTGGAAAGCGTCATCGCCAGAGAGTACAAGGACGGATTTAATAAATTTTTTGACGCGAACAACCCTCCCCATCTAAAAGCCAACATCTTACATACCCCCACTGTTCTTAACATTGCCCTCGATTCTGACAAATTGTTACAAATCTGCGGACAAAAGTTACGCGCTGCTGGGGGAGAAATTTGGGATCAAACCGAGTTTCTAAACGCCCAAGTTGGGGCTGATGCGGTAGAAGTGGCGTTGCAACACTTACCCAGCGGGGAAGCGCGACAAGCCTACGGTCGCTTATTAGTCGATGCGATGGGAACCGCTTCGCCCATTGCGTGGCAACTCAATGGCGGGCGGGCGTTTGATAGCGTTTGTCCCACCGTTGGGGCCGTAATTGAACGCGGTTTTGCCCCTGAAGTTTGGGATTCCCAGTATGGCGATGTGTTAAACAGTCATGGCGATATTTCGCGGGGTCGCCAACTGATTTGGGAATTATTTCCCGGTGCCGATGAGGAATTGACCATTTATCTGTTCCATTACCATCAGGTTCACCCAGAAAATCCCGGCTCTTTATTAGAAATGTATGAAGATTTCTTTACGATTTTGCCGGAGTATCGCCGCTGCAACCTGGATGAGTTGGTGTGGAAGAAACCCACCTTTGGCTATATCCCCGGCCATTTTAGTACGAGCAGCCGCGATCGCGCCATTGCTTGCGATCGCCTCATTGCCATCGGAGACGCCGCTTCCCTCCAATCTCCCCTCGTCTTTACCGGCTTTGGTTCCCTGGTTCGCAACCTCAGCCGCCTCACCACCCTCCTCCATACCGCCCTACAACACGACCTCTTAAAAGCCCACCACCTCAACGCCATTCGCCCCTACCAAAGCAACATCGCCGTTACCTGGCTGTTTTCTAAAGGGATGATGGTTCCCACAGGCTACCATCCCGCACCGCAGCGCATTAACGCCATGTTAAACACCTTCTTCGGCTTACTCGCAGACGAACCCTTAGACGTAGCCGATAACTTTATTAAAGACCGCGCCGACTGGTTCACCTTCAATCGCCTCGCCCTCAAAGCCGCTAGACGCAACCCAGCCCTATTGGTATGGATTTTAGAACTTGCCGGGATTAAAGATATGCTGCGCTGGCTGGGGAGTTATCTCAACTTTACCCTCGCCAGCCTCGCGTCTCAACTCCTGGGAAACTGGTTTCCCGGCTTAACCCAATGGAGTCGTCCTTGGCTAGAAAAGCGTTTTCCGGGTGTGTGGCTGTGGATGTTAAGCCTAAGTTATGCCCTAACTGCGGGTATGGGTCGTCCCGATAAGATGGCCAACATCGGCTATCGTCCCTCAGCAACAACCTAA